GCCAGCCGCCGTCGAGCGCGAGCGTCTCGCCGGTGACGTAGTCGGCCGCGGGCGACGCGAGAAAGGCGACGGCTCGGCCGAACGACGGCGGTTCGCCGAGGGCTCCCACCGGCAGTTCGGCAGCGCGGCGCTCGCCGGTCTCCGCGACCGAGATGTCATCTCTTTCGGCGAGCAGGCGAATCTTCTCGTCCAGTCGGTCGGTGACGATGCCGCGGGGGCAGACGCAGTTGACGCGGACGCCCTCAGGTCCGTACTCGTTCGCGAGGCTCTTCGAGAGGGCGTAGATGCCCGGCCGGAACGCCGCCTGTAACACGTCGCCGGGCAGCGGTTCGGCGGCGGTCGCGGAGACGACGTTGACGACCGACCCCCCGTCGCCGTCGGCGAGGTGCGGGAGCGCGGCGCGGAGCGCGACCACGGTGCTCCGGAGGACGCGCTCGTAGGTGCGGTCGAGCGTCTCCACGTCGGTCTCCGCGATGGACTGGACGGGCGGGCCGCCGTGGTTCGTCACGAGCACGTCGAGACCCCCGAACGCGTCGACGGCGGTGGCGACCGTCTCCTCGATGGCCGTCGGGTCGGCGAGGTCGCAGGTGAAGGTTTCCACCGCCGCAGTGTCGCCGCCGGCGGCCTCGACGAGGTGGTCGCGGGCGTCGGCGAGGTTGTCGGGGTCGCGCGAGGCAATGGCCACCCGCGCTCCCTCGCAGGCGAGTTCCGCCGCAGCGGCGCGGCCGAGTCCCTTGCTCGCAGCGAACAGCAGTGCGCGCTGGCTGTCGAGTCCGAGGTCCACGGTCAGTTCGCGACGAAGACCGGTCGGTCTCCGTCGAGGATGACGCCTTGGGTGATGCTGCCGAACACCGCTTTGCCGACCGGGCTGCGCTTCCTGGCGGCGACGAGTATCGCGTCCGCGTCGAGTTCGGCGGCGGCGTCGAGAATCGTCTTGACGGGGTCGCCCCGCGTCGTCGCCGAGTCGGTCGGAACGCCGAGCGCTTCGAGTTCGGAGACCGCGCGCCCGACCGTCTCGGGGACG
This genomic stretch from Haloprofundus salilacus harbors:
- a CDS encoding SDR family NAD(P)-dependent oxidoreductase, translating into MDLGLDSQRALLFAASKGLGRAAAAELACEGARVAIASRDPDNLADARDHLVEAAGGDTAAVETFTCDLADPTAIEETVATAVDAFGGLDVLVTNHGGPPVQSIAETDVETLDRTYERVLRSTVVALRAALPHLADGDGGSVVNVVSATAAEPLPGDVLQAAFRPGIYALSKSLANEYGPEGVRVNCVCPRGIVTDRLDEKIRLLAERDDISVAETGERRAAELPVGALGEPPSFGRAVAFLASPAADYVTGETLALDGGWLGGMSP
- a CDS encoding universal stress protein, with translation MYRILMPVDGDDNRFDAQFRTLREFPGRDDLAVTVLHVHEEIDAPADEAGRSIIDAVNEDIESLQGVPETVGRAVSELEALGVPTDSATTRGDPVKTILDAAAELDADAILVAARKRSPVGKAVFGSITQGVILDGDRPVFVAN